tttccagcCTGTTCCTCCCAGCCTCACTTCTCACAGGCTCTGATCACCAGCACTGGTCACTAACCCTTGTTCCCTCCCAGCCCAGGGCTTTCCTGGATGCTGGCGGTGCCCCAAGTGCCCGTGCGGGGCTGAGAAGGCAGTGACTCACACAGGGACAGGCCTCGGCTGGGTCCTGCCTGGCACAGCTCAGCATGCAAAGCTGCGGCGGCAGGGCGGGGCGAACCCAGCAGCAGGTGCAGGATGGTGCTGAAGCCGGCTTCGCACAGCAGGCGGTGGGGCCCCTCTGCTTGCTCTTCAGCAAAGAGCTTGGGAGAGAAAGGGATGTGAGTCAAGTTCTCTCCTCGTGCCATGGCCTCACCCTGCCCCACAGACTGGCCTGACAGGCTCCTCCTCTTCCAAAAGGGTGGTGCAcaagccttccctgaccctcaGTGCCCTTTCTGCAGAACTGTAGACTTTATAGCTTTTTCcgtcttcttccttcttctcgtTCCCAGCTAGGCCTCAACATAGAGGCTGGGGGTCTGCAGTTTTAGGCATTGTGGTACTCGGTTGGATACCAAGTGCCTACTATCTAGATGCTACTGGGAACGGCATACCAGAACAGGCCTCCTGGAGTGGGGTGAGCATAGCCACTAAGCACACCCCCCCCCGCCGCCCCCCAGTACCTCAAAGGCCAGACGAGTCAGCTCTTCCAGGTTCCTGCCCCCATCCAGAGCTGCTAGCGCAAGGGCCACATCTCGGAAGTCCACCAAACCCTTGGTATCCTGGAGTGAAAAAGAAACCAGGGCAATGCTGACTCCTCCCTCTTCTCAGCAAATAGTAGGGGTGATCCCTGTGACTGCTCCCCTCAGAACTGTGAGCCCCAAACTCTTTAGGATCGCTGGAATTTCTCTCAGGTCACCTGGTGACAAAGCCCTCCCACAAAGGAATCTCCTAGGAATGTCAGGAAATCCCTCAGGAACACTGAAGCTACCATGAAGTTTCTGACATGCCAGCGGACGGCAGTCCTGGTCCCCAGGCTAGACAAACTGGTTCTCTCTGACTCAGCCTATGCAGAAGAACTGGTCCAACAGACGGAAAGGGGGCCACAGGCATAATTTCTTATGAAAAACGCGAGGAGCATGCCTGCTGTACCAGCTCCGCGGGAGACCACGGCATCTGAATGTGTTTCTGCTCTGCTACAGGCCAAGTCGGGGAAGCTCTTTTCAGGGACAGTCTGCCTCAATCTAAGGAATCTAGGCACGTGGTCACTCTGTCCCGTCAGAGGATGTTGAGGGTCACATTCTACATCTCAGATCAAAAAGCTCCTTGGGACCATTGTTGGTTGTTCATAAGCATTAAGAATCTTTTAGGACTTTTGTAAGTTGACCGGGGAACTTGGTTAAATCTTGAAATACACGGCTTGCTAAGAATCTTGAGAAAATTCCTCGAGAAGCTAtaggatatttaaaataatctgccCAAGTCCTACAGGTGCATCTGGGTCTCGAGCTCTCAACCATCTAACTGTCCAGTGTTGTTGCTTCTACGTGTCATCTTCCCAAGTAACCTTCATGGCTCTTCTTCAAAGACCCTCACCCAGCGCCTCACAAGGTCTGATGATTCCCCACCTTTGCCACTCCCTCAAGTGGTTTCAGAAATTTATAGTCCTCACTGATTATTTCTACCTTGTTCGTCCTCATAATGATAACACTGCTCTTAATGCTTGATTAAAAAATGAATCTTCAGTGGATTTCAGGGGATGGCCATCTAACAACAGCTGTTAGAACATGCACTGAGGACTCCAAACTGTGAGTGACTGATACGGCCACTAGGAAACGTGTCAGCCTGGAGGGAAGCCTGGGTTCTGCTCTGCTCTTTGTTCCAGCTCCTTTACCTGCTGGAAGTAGCCAAAGGCACCAGCCACCGTCTGAGGATCAGAGAGCTGTAGTTGCCTGGCAAACTCTTCCTGGCTGATCATTCGACTCCGGCCTGGCTCTGCCCCAGCGTCCACATAGCCAGGGGACAGCCTACAATGGAATTGTTGAAGGCAGAGAgctgtctcagtttccttctggACACACCATCGAGCAGGACTTCAGCCCCAGTACCAAGAGTTCCACCAGTACAGGTTCAGCTGCTGTTTTTCTAAGATGTACTGACTCATAGTCCCTTGAGAGCCCTTCTTACTTTTTTCACCTGCGTTATTACATATCCTTCCATGTATTCcccatttccttttatttactcCATTatctttctttccagattttttcatttttaagattttcCTTCCTGCTTCTCATTTCTCCCCTTCctactctctgtttctccctctctctctctctgtgacaCTGCTCACACCCTCATTTTCAAAACCACTTACCCAGCCTTCCGGAGCACTTTTCCCAGTTCCCAGAGCTGTGGCTCCAACGCCACCTTCAGCCGGCCCACCACAATCACAGGCAAGCTCCCTACGAACTCACATTCGGTGGCTGGAATGCCCAGAGCCCTACAGGATGAAGAGGGATAGGATGGAggggaaggaagcagagaaacTTCTGAGGGTTGGTTCCTGACCCTGGCAAGCTGACCGGAGGAGTAGATCAGGCCCCTTTAAATCTCCCCTCCTCTGTCTCAGCTGTTCAACAGCCCTTCCCACTGCCTACTCCACAATCTATGCCTGAAAACCTTGCCCCCCCTCCACCCCCTGGTGGCTCCTTTGCCCTGTGCAACTGCTCCAGGAAACACTTTGTGGGGCACTCACTGTGCCATGACCCTCTGAACATTGTTGGCATAGAGGGTGGGGTCCCTGCTCTCCTCAGGGCTGGGGTGATACACAGGAAGGAActgaaacacagacacacacaattcTTATCAGAACCTCAGAGTGAGGTATGACCACTCCCACCCTCTTTTCCCAAGGTTTCCGGAGTGTGAGATGTACATTCTCCCACCCCACCCACGGGAGCCATACCTCCACATCCACAATGCTGCAGGGCTGAGAGGCTGTGAGCCAGAGGACTTGGAGTCTAAGAGAAGAGAGATTTCGATGCTCACCAATCTCTAACTATGGGCTCCTTCCCTGGCTCCCACACCCCACTCCCCTTCCCCAACCCAGGCGGGGAGTGGGAAGAGTTCTGCCTGTTGATATGGGGATGGGCTCCTAGACATACAGTCAGGTGGGTGAATATGCAGTTGGGAGACACACAGAAGGGCCAGAAACGCGGTAGAGAACGAGAGCAGAGCTGCATGGATGTGCCAGAGGAAGAACTGTAGGCAAGAGGAGGTTTGAGTAATGGAAGAAAAAGGCAAGAGGCATGCTGATGGTGACGGCTCTCAAGAAGGGATAATCGAGGGAGAAAATCACAGAAACACGGGAAAATAAGTGCATAGGAGCCATAATAACAGCAGGAACAATTTAGGTGGGATAGCTAATCTAAGCACAGCCAGATTATATGGGGACATCAGGGGGAAAGTGGTGTCTCCTCTAGAGTTCTCTCAGTCCTCAGATGAAGAAGGGCCATTCACCTTGTCTGGAGATTGGAAGATGGGTCAGGAATTCTCTGATGGacccctgctccccaccctcaccccagaaACACCAGAACTCACACTCCAGGACCCCTCCATGCCCAGCTGGTGGTGTCCTATGAGAGAAACAGAGGTGAGGGCAGAAGAGCATTACTTTTTCCCCTGGAACTGGCCAATCACCTTTGAGCAGAGGGCCTGATCCCACCTCTGGTCACACCCCCAGTGCACATCCCACCATAGCACCAACAGTTTTCACTTATTTCCATTTGGGGTGGATTTGTGCTCCCCCTTTCCACGCTTTCTTGGACTAAGACTCACCAGACTGTTGGGGTAGCGGATGAGGACAGGCTGCACAGGCACCCCTGCGATGAAGGCTCCTAAATCCCatttccaccccccacccccacaaggCAGAGGTTAGTACACAGAAGCAGGCAGAGGGCATGAGGTATGGAGGTCTGGGACAGTTCTCAAATGAGACACGGCTTTGCTCCACTCATTGATAATTTTCTCTCTGACT
The window above is part of the Macaca fascicularis isolate 582-1 chromosome 7, T2T-MFA8v1.1 genome. Proteins encoded here:
- the LPCAT4 gene encoding lysophospholipid acyltransferase LPCAT4 isoform X3; translated protein: MQGMMAVCSRVCPLWERDAVEGAYPSSKVAFSRTLCSSASWGHCWPPSECFWPLSSSFSSGPLPGCKWPVLVRSSFRNQLQDGGTLLRFNQAILVSRHDPASRRRVVEEVRRRATSGGKWPQVLFFPEGTCSNKKALLKFKPGAFIAGVPVQPVLIRYPNSLDTTSWAWRGPGVLQVLWLTASQPCSIVDVEFLPVYHPSPEESRDPTLYANNVQRVMAQALGIPATECEFVGSLPVIVVGRLKVALEPQLWELGKVLRKAGLSPGYVDAGAEPGRSRMISQEEFARQLQLSDPQTVAGAFGYFQQDTKGLVDFRDVALALAALDGGRNLEELTRLAFELFAEEQAEGPHRLLCEAGFSTILHLLLGSPRPAAAALHAELCQAGPSRGLSLCQFQNFSLHDPLYGKLFSTYLRPPHTSRGTSQTPNASSPGSPTALANGTVQAPKQKGD
- the LPCAT4 gene encoding lysophospholipid acyltransferase LPCAT4 isoform X2, producing the protein MRQFCLLGALLAPIRVLLAFIVLFLLWPFAWLQVAGLSEEQLQEPITGWRKTVCHNGVLGLSRLLFFLLGFLRIRVRGQRASRLQAPVLVAAPHSTFFDPIVLLPCDLPKVVSRAENLSVPVIGALLRFNQAILVSRHDPASRRRVVEEVRRRATSGGKWPQVLFFPEGTCSNKKALLKFKPGAFIAGVPVQPVLIRYPNSLDTTSWAWRGPGVLQVLWLTASQPCSIVDVEFLPVYHPSPEESRDPTLYANNVQRVMAQALGIPATECEFVGSLPVIVVGRLKVALEPQLWELGKVLRKAGLSPGYVDAGAEPGRSRMISQEEFARQLQLSDPQTVAGAFGYFQQDTKGLVDFRDVALALAALDGGRNLEELTRLAFELFAEEQAEGPHRLLCEAGFSTILHLLLGSPRPAAAALHAELCQAGPSRGLSLCQFQNFSLHDPLYGKLFSTYLRPPHTSRGTSQTPNASSPGSPTALANGTVQAPKQKGD